From one Streptomyces chromofuscus genomic stretch:
- a CDS encoding pyridoxine/pyridoxamine 5'-phosphate oxidase codes for MEPEDLHELLRSLRVWDPEVTSLPPLDPDTAPAAPLPLFTTWFAEAVAAGQPEPHTMSLATSDEDGRPDVRIVILHGAEAGAWTFATHATSRKGRQLAARPYAALTFYWHVHGRQVRVRGPVTTAPPAESLADLHARSTGALAAALTGRQSEPLDSLQALARASEAAWNRARENPGAPSPTWTLYRLRPDEVEFFQGDERRRHVRLKYLRSDEGWGKQLLWP; via the coding sequence ATGGAACCGGAGGATCTGCACGAGCTGCTGAGGTCGCTGCGGGTGTGGGACCCGGAGGTCACGTCCCTGCCGCCGCTCGACCCCGACACCGCACCCGCCGCCCCGCTCCCCCTCTTCACCACCTGGTTCGCGGAGGCGGTGGCGGCGGGCCAGCCGGAGCCGCACACCATGTCCCTGGCCACGTCCGACGAGGACGGCCGCCCGGACGTGCGGATCGTGATCCTGCACGGCGCGGAGGCCGGCGCCTGGACCTTCGCGACCCACGCGACCAGCCGCAAGGGCCGGCAGCTCGCCGCCCGGCCGTACGCCGCGCTGACCTTCTACTGGCACGTCCACGGCCGCCAGGTCCGGGTGCGCGGCCCGGTCACCACGGCCCCGCCCGCCGAGAGCCTGGCCGACCTGCACGCCCGCTCCACCGGTGCGCTGGCCGCCGCGCTGACCGGGCGGCAGAGCGAGCCGCTGGACTCGCTCCAGGCCCTGGCGCGGGCGTCCGAGGCGGCGTGGAACCGGGCCCGGGAGAACCCAGGCGCCCCGTCCCCGACCTGGACCCTGTACCGACTCCGCCCGGACGAGGTCGAGTTCTTCCAGGGGGACGAGCGGCGCAGGCACGTGCGGCTCAAGTACCTCAGGAGCGACGAGGGCTGGGGCAAGCAGTTGCTCTGGCCGTGA
- a CDS encoding pyridoxamine 5'-phosphate oxidase family protein: protein MALTREEREQFLAEPHVAALAVAAEEGRAPLSVPIWYQYEPGGDLWILTGLDSRKHRLIGAAGRFTLMVDRLEPTVRYVSVEGPVVDTTPGTVEKLREISARYLPAEKVEEYVDFSLKNHGEMVVVRMRPERWVSSDLGTV from the coding sequence ATGGCACTGACCCGTGAGGAACGCGAGCAGTTCCTGGCCGAGCCGCACGTCGCGGCGCTTGCCGTGGCCGCGGAGGAGGGCCGGGCGCCGCTCAGCGTGCCGATCTGGTATCAGTACGAGCCCGGCGGCGACCTGTGGATCCTGACGGGGCTGGACTCCCGCAAGCACCGGCTGATCGGCGCGGCCGGGCGTTTCACGCTGATGGTCGACCGGCTGGAGCCCACCGTGCGGTACGTGTCGGTCGAGGGGCCGGTCGTGGACACCACCCCCGGCACGGTCGAGAAGCTGCGCGAGATCTCGGCGCGGTACCTGCCGGCCGAGAAGGTCGAGGAGTACGTCGACTTCTCGTTGAAGAACCACGGGGAGATGGTCGTCGTCCGGATGCGGCCGGAGCGGTGGGTGTCGTCGGACCTCGGGACGGTGTAG
- a CDS encoding GNAT family N-acetyltransferase: protein MALMNPRYVAHPYPEPYGHGLRLRGWDPGSDADVEAWLRGMSDPEFRRWNTPLTPVTDLATARASLRAKADNAANGTSVSFRVTDAATGATLGHLGVNEIDHVFRVARVGYWILPEARGRRAATRALTVAARWAFTDLGLHRLELGHAVGHDASCRTAGHCGFPYEGTLRGAMGESDRQDAFRDVHLHARLATDPPVEHP from the coding sequence ATGGCTCTCATGAACCCGCGCTACGTCGCCCACCCCTACCCCGAGCCGTACGGCCACGGTCTGCGCCTGCGCGGCTGGGACCCCGGCTCCGACGCGGACGTGGAGGCCTGGCTGCGCGGCATGTCCGACCCGGAGTTCCGCCGCTGGAACACCCCTCTCACCCCGGTCACCGACCTCGCCACCGCCCGCGCCTCGCTGCGCGCCAAGGCCGACAACGCGGCGAACGGCACCAGCGTGTCCTTCCGCGTCACCGACGCGGCAACCGGTGCGACCCTCGGTCACCTCGGCGTCAACGAGATCGACCACGTCTTCCGCGTCGCCCGGGTCGGTTACTGGATCCTCCCCGAGGCCCGCGGCCGGCGCGCCGCCACCCGCGCCCTCACGGTCGCCGCCCGCTGGGCCTTCACCGACCTCGGCCTGCACCGGCTGGAACTCGGGCACGCCGTGGGCCACGACGCCTCCTGCCGGACAGCCGGCCACTGCGGCTTCCCGTACGAGGGGACCCTGCGCGGCGCCATGGGGGAGTCCGACCGCCAGGACGCCTTCCGCGACGTCCACCTCCACGCCCGCCTGGCGACGGACCCGCCGGTGGAACACCCGTGA